The Hydrogenobacter thermophilus TK-6 genome window below encodes:
- a CDS encoding CoxG family protein has product MELVVKESFETKADFKEAWKFFSNPEFIVPCIPGAEIREIKEDGSFEASVKLKLGAVSLNFVGNMKYEKLDEAQGLMVLSGEGKEKGGAGRAKANIEATLKEEGDVLKVSVIATVDISGKILQYGRGMFEQVAKQYFAQFSQCAKSYLEAEQSEEKKMPPEPVKVNALNLILKAFLAWLLSPFRRIFGGKA; this is encoded by the coding sequence ATGGAATTGGTAGTCAAGGAATCCTTTGAGACGAAAGCAGATTTCAAAGAAGCTTGGAAGTTTTTTTCCAATCCTGAGTTTATAGTGCCGTGCATACCTGGTGCGGAGATAAGAGAAATAAAGGAAGACGGTTCCTTTGAAGCAAGTGTCAAGCTCAAGCTTGGGGCAGTATCGCTTAACTTTGTAGGGAATATGAAGTATGAGAAGTTAGATGAGGCACAAGGTCTCATGGTACTTTCGGGGGAGGGTAAAGAAAAGGGAGGAGCAGGAAGAGCAAAGGCTAACATAGAAGCTACACTAAAGGAGGAAGGTGACGTTCTGAAAGTGTCTGTGATAGCAACTGTTGATATATCTGGAAAGATCCTTCAGTATGGTAGAGGTATGTTTGAGCAGGTGGCAAAGCAGTATTTTGCCCAATTCTCTCAGTGTGCTAAGAGCTATCTTGAGGCTGAACAAAGTGAAGAAAAAAAAATGCCACCTGAACCAGTGAAAGTTAACGCTTTGAACCTCATATTGAAGGCATTCCTTG
- a CDS encoding XdhC family protein produces the protein MQTWKEAKLLAEGILDCKKRGVRCALLTIVSVRGSSYRKEGAKFLVTEEGEEICSISGGCLEKGLLDTALEVINSNYSVLERINMEEESSWGMWLGCPGEVDIYIEPLHFDEVMDAWVDALITGEKFVLAKKLFSSEKLLVTERSIVGSLLVAEEEAKAMIKEYGVRPYLKGDIFFDTLLRYPPVHIFGGGEEAHHFREIAQILGFEVFLHEPSEKVKMAKGSFVIVANHNLKADRLSLKQALMSEASYIGVVSSRKRFLKLSEGLDLDDRVYCPAGLDLGSFTPEEVAFSIMAEILKVYWGKTGESLRKVKQEVTHGIGSQGIL, from the coding sequence GTGCAGACCTGGAAAGAAGCCAAACTCTTGGCGGAAGGCATATTGGATTGCAAAAAGAGGGGCGTTCGTTGCGCCCTTCTTACTATAGTTAGCGTAAGAGGTTCATCTTATAGAAAGGAAGGAGCTAAGTTTTTGGTCACTGAGGAAGGTGAGGAGATATGCAGTATATCAGGTGGATGCCTTGAGAAAGGTCTCTTGGATACGGCACTTGAAGTAATAAATAGCAACTACTCGGTGCTTGAGAGGATAAATATGGAAGAGGAGAGTTCGTGGGGTATGTGGTTGGGCTGTCCCGGTGAGGTGGATATATATATAGAGCCGCTACACTTTGACGAGGTTATGGATGCATGGGTAGATGCTCTCATCACTGGAGAAAAGTTCGTATTAGCAAAAAAACTCTTTTCCAGCGAAAAACTTTTGGTTACGGAAAGATCAATTGTCGGAAGTCTGCTTGTTGCTGAAGAGGAAGCCAAAGCCATGATCAAGGAGTATGGCGTAAGACCATATCTGAAAGGAGATATATTTTTTGATACTCTTTTACGGTATCCGCCTGTGCACATCTTTGGAGGTGGCGAGGAAGCTCACCACTTTCGTGAAATTGCGCAGATACTTGGCTTTGAAGTCTTTTTACACGAACCTTCCGAAAAGGTGAAGATGGCGAAAGGAAGCTTTGTTATAGTTGCAAATCACAACCTTAAAGCGGATAGACTTTCCTTAAAGCAAGCTCTCATGTCAGAAGCTTCATACATAGGTGTCGTAAGCTCAAGAAAGAGATTCTTAAAGCTCTCAGAAGGTCTTGACCTTGATGATAGGGTTTACTGCCCTGCGGGACTTGATCTCGGTAGCTTTACGCCTGAAGAAGTTGCCTTTAGCATAATGGCAGAGATACTAAAAGTTTATTGGGGGAAGACGGGGGAGAGTTTGAGAAAAGTAAAGCAGGAGGTTACGCATGGAATTGGTAGTCAAGGAATCCTTTGA
- a CDS encoding FAD binding domain-containing protein: protein MIPVSFEYYRANTLDEALELVKKFGDEAKVLAGGQSLIPMLKLRFARYSKIIDIGRLQELRYIKEEGGQIWIGGLTTHREVEKSSLIKEKVPVLSACASEIADVQVRNMGTIAGSLSHADPSADYPPTMLALGATMVARGSKGSREIPADNFFVGTFTTALEPDELLVEVRVPVIKNNERAAYMKIGHPATGFAIVNCAVKFSLRDGKIEGARVAFGGFVTVPYRDTRVENLLAGKDVSLDTLKRASELVGEGQDIIGDYYADADYRRSLAKALFVRVARSALGV from the coding sequence ATGATACCTGTATCTTTTGAGTACTATAGAGCTAATACTTTGGACGAGGCATTAGAGCTTGTTAAGAAGTTTGGAGATGAAGCTAAGGTATTGGCTGGAGGGCAAAGCCTTATCCCTATGCTCAAATTAAGATTTGCCAGATACTCAAAAATCATAGACATAGGTAGATTGCAGGAGCTTAGGTACATAAAGGAAGAGGGTGGACAGATATGGATAGGAGGTCTCACAACACACAGAGAGGTGGAGAAGTCAAGCCTTATAAAAGAGAAAGTTCCCGTTTTATCAGCATGTGCCAGTGAGATAGCGGATGTGCAGGTAAGGAATATGGGAACTATTGCGGGTTCTCTTTCTCACGCAGACCCAAGCGCTGACTATCCACCAACAATGCTTGCATTAGGAGCCACTATGGTCGCAAGAGGTTCAAAGGGAAGCAGGGAAATACCAGCGGATAACTTTTTTGTGGGTACATTTACTACCGCCTTGGAACCCGATGAACTTTTGGTAGAAGTTAGAGTGCCTGTTATAAAAAACAACGAAAGAGCAGCTTACATGAAGATAGGTCACCCTGCAACGGGTTTTGCCATAGTAAATTGTGCAGTAAAGTTCTCTTTAAGAGATGGAAAGATAGAAGGTGCGAGGGTTGCTTTTGGAGGCTTTGTCACTGTGCCATACAGGGATACAAGGGTGGAGAACCTTCTTGCAGGAAAGGATGTAAGTCTTGATACCCTTAAAAGAGCTTCCGAACTTGTTGGTGAAGGTCAGGATATAATAGGAGACTACTATGCGGATGCGGATTACAGACGAAGCCTTGCTAAAGCTCTTTTTGTAAGAGTTGCAAGAAGTGCTTTGGGGGTATAA